The genomic window GGTAGACACGGGCGCCATTATTGAAGCTGTTCGCTTTGATGTGCCAGAAGAAAAAACGCAAGAAGCGCTGGAGCTTGCCGCCTATAAAACATTATTGAAATTGGTCATTGAACGGATCAAGCAGCTCGCTGATGTGAATTTCGTTTTTACACCATCAGGCGACCAGTGGTCTGGGTACAAAACCACACGCAAAGACCTTGATGCCCTGCTTGCGAAGCAAAACGCTTCTTAAACAGGGAATAACGCAAGTGGGATTAACGCAGGCCCTTGCAAAAGGAGTCTAATTATTATCGAAATAGATGTCTAAGTGCGGCTGGTTTCTTTTTGCATAGGTGAATGCAAAGCTACTCTGCTGCTTAAGAGTTAGTTTGCAATGCTTTAAAACTTGGCATTTTAATAAGGATTTGTTTCATGAAAATTAGAAGCCCAGTATTGGTTTTTCTTGGCGATGCACCCGATCAGCTTGCAGCGAAAGTGGCGCAAGGAATGGTTGATTGGCGCCCTGAAAATGTTGTTGGCCAATATCGTATGGATGGCTGCAAAGCTGATCTTGGCATTAAAGACATGACGATCACTGACGGTATATCAGCGGGCGCTCGCACGCTTGTAATTGGTGTTGCCAATCGCGGTGGTGTTATTTCTGATGAATGGGTTGCCGTTTTAATGGAAGCGTTAGAAGCAGGCATGGACATTGCTGCAGGCCTTCATAATAAACTCAGCGATATTCCTGAACTCAAAGCAAAAGCTGACAGCCTTGGCCGCCTTTTGTTTGATGTGCGCCACCCAACCCACACACCGCCAATTGCTGATGGCAAAAAACGCGAAGGCAAACGCCTGCTTGCAGTCGGCACAGATTGTTCTTGCGGTAAAATGTACACAGCCCTCGCCTTCGAAAAAGAAATGCAAGAACGTGGCATGAAATCGACTTTCCGTGCGACCGGACAAACGGGCATTTTGATCACAGGTGCTGGCATTTCAATTGATGCTGTTGTGTCAGACTTCCTTGCCGGTGCCGTTGAAGAATTGGCTCCTGCTAATGATGCTGACCACTGGGATATTATTGAAGGCCAAGGCTCTGTTTATCACCCGTCCTATTCAGGCGTAACAACGGGCCTCATCCACGGCTCGCAAGCTGACGCGCTTATCATCTGCCATGAACCAACCCGCACCCACATGCGCGGTCTGCCTCATTATACATTGCCAAGTATTGAAGATACGATGGAAACCGTCTTGCGCTTTGCAACACGCACCAATCCAGACGTCAAATTTGTTGGCATCTGCGTCAA from Hyphomicrobiales bacterium includes these protein-coding regions:
- the dgcN gene encoding N-acetyltransferase DgcN, which gives rise to MKIRSPVLVFLGDAPDQLAAKVAQGMVDWRPENVVGQYRMDGCKADLGIKDMTITDGISAGARTLVIGVANRGGVISDEWVAVLMEALEAGMDIAAGLHNKLSDIPELKAKADSLGRLLFDVRHPTHTPPIADGKKREGKRLLAVGTDCSCGKMYTALAFEKEMQERGMKSTFRATGQTGILITGAGISIDAVVSDFLAGAVEELAPANDADHWDIIEGQGSVYHPSYSGVTTGLIHGSQADALIICHEPTRTHMRGLPHYTLPSIEDTMETVLRFATRTNPDVKFVGICVNTKVLNDDEAEKCLADIEAKYGLPTVDPVRTGVGRIIDAL